A single Tindallia californiensis DNA region contains:
- the ttdB gene encoding L(+)-tartrate dehydratase subunit beta, whose amino-acid sequence MKRILSTPLTEEVVEKLSIGDVFYLNGHIVTSRDMAHQHFLAKKNEIPANLKNGAVFHAGPIVKQDEEGQYQMISVGPTTSMRMETLAKEFMESTGIRLMVGKGGMGKRTTEACQRNKVIHCMIPGGCAVSIAHQIVAIEKVEWLELGMPEALWFCRVEELGPLVVTIDTKGNNLFANNRILYQKRKEEALANLKNQVRFLSNDYRR is encoded by the coding sequence ATGAAAAGGATCCTCAGCACTCCATTAACAGAAGAAGTGGTAGAGAAACTAAGTATTGGCGATGTATTTTACTTGAATGGACACATCGTAACCAGTCGGGATATGGCACATCAGCACTTTTTAGCAAAAAAGAATGAAATACCGGCAAATCTTAAAAACGGAGCTGTGTTTCATGCTGGACCTATTGTTAAACAAGATGAAGAAGGACAATATCAGATGATTTCTGTTGGTCCAACGACCAGTATGAGAATGGAGACGCTGGCAAAAGAATTTATGGAATCCACCGGAATTCGCTTAATGGTAGGGAAAGGTGGAATGGGAAAAAGAACAACGGAAGCTTGTCAACGGAACAAAGTGATACATTGTATGATCCCTGGCGGTTGTGCTGTTTCTATTGCCCACCAAATAGTAGCAATTGAAAAAGTAGAATGGCTGGAACTTGGCATGCCGGAAGCCTTGTGGTTTTGCAGGGTGGAGGAATTAGGTCCCTTGGTCGTGACGATTGATACCAAAGGAAACAATTTGTTTGCCAACAATAGAATTCTTTATCAAAAACGAAAAGAAGAAGCTTTAGCAAACTTGAAAAACCAGGTCCGCTTTTTATCCAATGATTACCGTCGCTAA
- a CDS encoding acetyl-CoA hydrolase/transferase family protein — protein MEERVKCKSLHSKITSAKEAAGMIKSGMTLGTSGFTPTGYPKAVPEALVKMVEKEEDFKINLYTGASVGQSLDGIFAEAGIISKRMPYQTNNSMRKALNSCDVHYADIHLSHFSQQIRYGFYGKIDVALVEAAQITEEGYIVPTTSIGASPVFCSEAEHIIVEINTKKPLELCGIHDIYQPEDPPNRQPIPLVNPVDRIGKPYIEVDPSKIKAIVITDLEDDPIGFAPVDENSRQIAKNLIGFFEKEVEVGRLPEKLLPLQSGVGSVANAVLKGISDSRFKDLIFYSEVIQDNVLDLLDEGTFKFASGTSLTLSPEGFQRFYQNFDEYRSKVLLRPMEISNNPEVIRRIGSIAMNTAIEADIFGNVNSTHIMGSKMMNGIGGSGDFTRASYLSIFTTPSIAKNGDISSIVPMVSHVDHTEHDVNIIVTEQGLADLRGLSPVQRAEAIIENCAHPDYQKPLEEYLNKAKEGSCHTPHTLGDSLSWHEKFVQTKKMR, from the coding sequence GTGGAAGAAAGAGTAAAATGTAAGAGTCTTCACAGCAAAATCACATCAGCAAAAGAAGCAGCAGGAATGATCAAAAGTGGTATGACATTAGGCACTAGTGGCTTCACTCCAACCGGTTATCCCAAAGCGGTTCCGGAAGCTCTGGTGAAGATGGTTGAAAAAGAAGAGGATTTTAAGATCAACTTATATACGGGTGCTTCTGTAGGACAAAGCCTTGATGGAATTTTTGCAGAAGCAGGTATTATAAGTAAGCGAATGCCTTATCAGACCAACAACTCAATGAGAAAAGCTTTGAATAGCTGTGATGTTCATTACGCTGACATTCATCTCAGTCATTTTTCTCAGCAAATTCGTTATGGATTTTACGGAAAAATAGATGTAGCTTTAGTGGAAGCGGCACAAATAACAGAAGAAGGTTATATTGTTCCGACTACTTCTATTGGTGCTAGCCCTGTGTTTTGCAGTGAGGCAGAACATATAATTGTCGAAATCAATACCAAAAAACCTTTAGAGTTATGTGGTATTCATGACATATACCAGCCGGAAGATCCGCCAAACAGACAACCAATACCTTTGGTCAATCCTGTGGATCGAATTGGAAAGCCTTATATAGAAGTGGATCCTAGTAAAATTAAAGCCATTGTGATAACAGACTTGGAAGATGACCCTATCGGGTTTGCGCCTGTTGACGAGAACAGTCGTCAAATTGCAAAAAACCTAATAGGCTTCTTTGAAAAGGAAGTTGAAGTAGGGCGTTTACCGGAAAAATTATTACCACTCCAATCTGGTGTAGGCAGTGTGGCGAATGCAGTGTTGAAAGGCATTTCTGATTCTCGCTTCAAAGATCTAATCTTTTACTCGGAAGTAATTCAAGACAATGTACTAGATTTACTGGACGAAGGGACGTTTAAGTTTGCTTCCGGAACATCGTTAACTCTTTCGCCTGAAGGATTTCAGCGTTTTTATCAAAATTTTGATGAATATCGGAGCAAAGTGCTGCTTCGTCCCATGGAAATTAGTAACAATCCAGAAGTGATTAGAAGAATTGGCTCTATTGCAATGAATACGGCAATTGAAGCGGATATTTTTGGAAATGTAAATTCAACGCATATCATGGGTTCTAAAATGATGAATGGCATTGGCGGATCAGGTGATTTTACAAGAGCTAGTTATTTGAGCATTTTCACAACACCTTCGATAGCAAAAAATGGTGATATATCTTCGATTGTACCGATGGTGTCCCATGTAGATCATACGGAACACGATGTGAATATCATTGTTACAGAACAAGGACTTGCTGATCTTCGTGGCCTTAGTCCAGTTCAGCGGGCAGAAGCGATTATTGAAAACTGTGCCCATCCAGATTATCAAAAACCTTTGGAAGAATACCTTAATAAAGCTAAAGAAGGATCATGTCATACGCCGCACACCCTTGGCGATTCTCTTAGCTGGCATGAAAAATTTGTTCAAACAAAAAAAATGCGATAA
- a CDS encoding DJ-1/PfpI family protein, with the protein MASVGEEAIREGISNMRNVGIYVFEKVEVLDFAGPYEVFSVTSELNQYELFNVFTIAEKAGEIKTVNGLRIIADYSIDQHPKIDILVIPGGEGTRLQVGNEKVLNWIRHIQPKTEMTMSVCSGAVVLGKLGLLDYLESVTHHQVVHLLKKSAPNTIINENKRMIDHGHIATCGGISAGIDLSLHVVKKLHGDHIYEKTQSYMEYGEWKNEPSRG; encoded by the coding sequence ATGGCCAGTGTAGGTGAAGAAGCCATTAGAGAGGGGATTTCAAACATGCGAAATGTAGGCATTTACGTTTTTGAAAAGGTGGAAGTTTTGGACTTTGCTGGTCCTTATGAAGTTTTTTCGGTTACATCAGAATTGAATCAATATGAGTTATTCAATGTATTTACGATTGCTGAAAAGGCTGGTGAAATAAAGACGGTTAACGGTTTGAGAATCATAGCGGATTATTCTATTGACCAGCATCCAAAGATTGATATATTGGTCATACCGGGTGGTGAAGGAACAAGGCTACAGGTAGGCAATGAAAAAGTACTGAACTGGATACGTCATATTCAGCCAAAAACAGAAATGACAATGTCTGTTTGTAGTGGTGCTGTTGTACTGGGTAAGCTGGGGTTGCTGGATTACTTGGAATCCGTTACCCATCACCAGGTAGTACACTTACTCAAAAAAAGTGCGCCAAATACGATTATCAATGAAAATAAAAGGATGATTGATCATGGACATATCGCTACTTGTGGGGGAATATCAGCAGGCATTGATCTTAGCTTGCATGTGGTGAAAAAACTTCATGGAGATCATATATATGAAAAAACACAATCCTACATGGAATACGGAGAATGGAAAAACGAGCCATCAAGAGGCTGA
- a CDS encoding 4Fe-4S dicluster domain-containing protein, which yields MAKEVKGQEKNQSQNMVDIYIMGKKYTVPDSLTIMKGFEYAGYTLIRGCGCRAGFCGACSTVYRVAGDHELKVGLACQTKVENDMYLTQIPFYPAHKVQYQLDELQGDADQLAEIFPEITKCVGCNACSNVCPQDIKVMKYIAHSIRGEISKAADESFDCLMCGLCATKCPANILQYKVALLSRRLHSRYLVPKAEDLQERIKEIKDGKHEEALQELMNASKEALADQYDNRNIE from the coding sequence GTGGCGAAAGAGGTTAAAGGTCAAGAAAAGAATCAAAGTCAAAACATGGTAGATATTTACATCATGGGAAAAAAGTATACGGTGCCAGATTCGTTAACGATTATGAAAGGATTTGAGTATGCTGGGTATACCCTTATCCGGGGATGTGGATGTCGTGCTGGATTTTGTGGAGCTTGCTCCACTGTATACAGAGTAGCGGGGGATCATGAGTTAAAAGTAGGATTAGCCTGTCAGACAAAAGTAGAAAATGATATGTACCTGACTCAAATTCCATTTTATCCAGCACACAAAGTACAGTATCAATTAGACGAGTTGCAGGGTGATGCCGACCAGTTGGCAGAAATTTTTCCTGAAATTACAAAATGTGTAGGATGTAATGCTTGTAGCAATGTTTGTCCTCAAGATATTAAAGTAATGAAGTATATTGCTCATTCTATTCGGGGCGAAATATCAAAAGCAGCGGATGAGTCTTTTGACTGCCTAATGTGCGGATTATGCGCAACAAAATGTCCGGCTAATATTCTTCAGTATAAGGTAGCCCTGTTGAGTCGAAGACTTCATAGCCGTTATTTAGTTCCAAAAGCTGAGGATTTACAGGAACGGATAAAGGAAATAAAAGATGGTAAGCATGAAGAAGCACTGCAAGAATTAATGAATGCCAGCAAAGAAGCATTAGCAGATCAATACGATAATCGCAATATAGAATAA
- a CDS encoding sodium:solute symporter family transporter yields MNILYTASVQLVERDYIEVFQSANWILTTLGLFILFILYMGFRYAGRIEESDDLALAGRNLTLPFLVPSICATWICAGAMMGAAGEAYIGGFQAIIFDPFAPVLMMFLIGFFFAYRLRKSGYSTVVDFMNERYGKKMGMLYLVVQMLAAIGWLGGQLVALGVIVFLTTGFSMAGAIILASLVMIVVTYFGGLWALSRVDVVAMMLMVIGLFVMLPITIGEIGGWNTFFAEAGNWLELPTFAMVPVAAEDGGYLWYTGILGLAFYVSAWAALGLGDVPSQVILQRVLAAKDEKIAAKGFIIGGLLYLVLGMIPVLIGIGMFTWGLDLPLDTVEMVLPWVADNFLPPWAGTLFVVALAGAIISTVGNTTLISATMAGHNLYKYFRPEASKQDELRAVRIAIPLTMIISLGIALYFETVYRLIVFSGSLQLCTVFAPFVFGFFWKKANAKGAIASFFSGLVSWVVFFVLVFPYTREANYEEEIIDAGLAMDWAIWDGLYISMVPAAMVSVIVMIIVSKATYQSDSKA; encoded by the coding sequence ATGAACATACTTTATACGGCATCAGTTCAATTGGTTGAACGGGACTATATTGAGGTATTCCAGTCCGCAAACTGGATCCTGACAACGTTAGGACTTTTTATTCTTTTTATTCTTTACATGGGATTTCGTTATGCGGGTCGAATTGAAGAATCAGATGATTTGGCATTAGCAGGAAGGAACCTGACATTACCCTTTCTGGTACCCTCCATTTGTGCTACATGGATTTGTGCTGGGGCGATGATGGGAGCAGCTGGAGAGGCCTACATTGGAGGTTTTCAAGCGATTATTTTTGATCCCTTTGCTCCTGTCTTGATGATGTTTCTGATTGGTTTTTTCTTTGCTTATCGATTAAGAAAATCAGGTTATAGCACAGTCGTAGATTTTATGAATGAGCGGTATGGTAAAAAAATGGGGATGCTATACCTGGTTGTGCAGATGCTGGCGGCTATTGGATGGTTAGGAGGTCAGTTAGTTGCTTTAGGCGTTATTGTTTTTTTAACTACAGGATTTAGCATGGCAGGCGCTATTATACTAGCCTCTTTGGTGATGATTGTTGTTACTTATTTTGGTGGACTTTGGGCGCTATCGCGTGTGGATGTTGTTGCTATGATGCTGATGGTAATAGGTTTATTTGTGATGCTCCCTATTACGATTGGTGAAATAGGTGGATGGAACACATTTTTTGCCGAAGCGGGAAATTGGTTGGAATTACCTACCTTTGCCATGGTACCAGTAGCAGCGGAAGATGGTGGTTATTTATGGTATACAGGAATACTTGGTCTTGCTTTTTATGTTTCTGCTTGGGCGGCTTTAGGACTAGGGGATGTACCCAGTCAGGTTATTTTACAGCGAGTATTAGCCGCAAAGGATGAAAAAATTGCAGCGAAAGGATTTATTATCGGGGGATTATTGTACCTTGTGTTAGGAATGATTCCGGTTTTGATTGGGATTGGCATGTTCACATGGGGCCTTGATTTGCCTCTTGACACAGTGGAAATGGTCCTTCCTTGGGTTGCTGATAATTTCTTGCCACCCTGGGCAGGAACCCTGTTTGTAGTTGCTTTAGCAGGTGCTATTATTAGCACAGTAGGGAATACCACTTTGATTTCTGCAACGATGGCTGGGCATAATTTATATAAATATTTTAGACCGGAGGCATCAAAACAGGATGAATTACGGGCCGTTCGAATAGCGATCCCGTTGACAATGATCATTTCCTTAGGAATTGCCCTTTATTTTGAGACAGTATACAGACTCATTGTGTTTTCTGGTTCATTGCAGCTTTGTACTGTGTTTGCACCATTTGTTTTCGGTTTTTTCTGGAAGAAAGCCAATGCAAAAGGGGCTATAGCCTCCTTCTTTTCAGGTCTTGTATCCTGGGTAGTGTTTTTTGTCTTGGTATTTCCATACACAAGAGAAGCCAACTACGAAGAAGAAATAATAGATGCTGGTTTGGCGATGGATTGGGCTATTTGGGACGGACTATATATTTCTATGGTACCTGCAGCGATGGTTTCTGTGATAGTAATGATAATTGTTTCAAAAGCAACCTATCAATCAGACTCGAAAGCGTAG
- a CDS encoding sensor histidine kinase — MEWNRKNVENLILVTMIITFSGQIYLSPLPSVFRLSMAVAALTVTLIHFQKLPVMLVCGTIAFTIPLFRAFVDYMSISSVGFIQLFWIYAPVAIYYFSYGILFEFLQIRKKLQSPMLFMFSLWFVDSFSNLMELSLRQLLNRTEIGDTILQIIVIGMVRTVLTYFLYNTTIYYIERYDRSLKEKKYRETLLFLSRLKSELFFIRKSITDIEEAMKESYSLYRQLEPGVFKEQALSVTKNIHEIKKDYARVVEGIEKTLAGEEDFSLMSIREIFELLKENYISLADSKNLEIRFVFQCRTNIMTSEYYPLVSILNNLIINALEAIEEDGAIVVKSYQDKDYYHFQVMDNGKGFDPKDLELLFLPGYSTKYDEVTGKMSTGIGLSHVKEIVENHFSGIIQVDTLHQKKWTRFWIQIPVKRIWEVAS, encoded by the coding sequence ATGGAATGGAATCGAAAAAATGTTGAAAACTTAATACTAGTTACAATGATTATCACATTTTCAGGCCAAATTTATTTAAGCCCACTCCCCAGTGTATTTCGATTATCAATGGCCGTTGCTGCCCTTACGGTTACATTGATTCATTTTCAAAAACTACCAGTGATGCTAGTCTGTGGAACAATCGCTTTTACCATCCCTTTGTTTCGGGCTTTTGTCGATTATATGAGTATTTCTTCCGTTGGATTTATTCAACTCTTTTGGATTTATGCTCCTGTTGCCATCTACTATTTTTCATATGGTATCTTATTTGAATTTCTTCAAATCAGAAAAAAACTTCAAAGTCCAATGCTATTTATGTTTTCTTTATGGTTTGTCGATAGTTTTTCAAATCTTATGGAATTATCCTTAAGGCAGTTATTAAATCGAACAGAAATAGGCGATACCATTCTACAAATTATTGTTATCGGAATGGTACGAACCGTGCTTACCTATTTTCTCTATAACACCACTATATATTATATTGAACGTTATGATCGAAGCTTAAAAGAAAAAAAATATCGAGAAACATTGCTGTTCCTGTCCAGACTGAAGTCTGAACTCTTTTTTATAAGAAAATCCATCACCGATATTGAAGAAGCAATGAAGGAAAGCTACAGTCTTTATCGTCAACTGGAGCCTGGTGTTTTTAAAGAACAAGCTCTTAGTGTGACAAAAAATATTCATGAAATAAAAAAAGATTATGCTCGAGTAGTAGAAGGAATTGAAAAAACTTTAGCTGGCGAAGAAGATTTTTCTCTCATGAGTATCCGAGAAATATTTGAGTTGTTAAAGGAAAACTATATCAGCTTAGCCGATAGTAAAAACCTTGAAATACGTTTTGTTTTCCAGTGCCGTACTAATATCATGACTTCCGAATACTATCCACTTGTGTCTATTCTCAACAATTTGATCATTAATGCATTAGAAGCTATTGAGGAAGATGGCGCTATTGTTGTAAAATCCTATCAGGATAAAGACTATTATCATTTTCAAGTGATGGATAACGGAAAGGGCTTTGACCCTAAAGACCTTGAACTTCTTTTCCTTCCTGGTTATTCTACCAAATATGATGAAGTAACCGGAAAAATGTCTACCGGTATTGGTCTTTCTCATGTCAAAGAGATCGTTGAAAACCATTTTTCCGGTATCATTCAGGTAGATACGCTCCATCAAAAAAAATGGACTCGCTTTTGGATTCAAATACCGGTCAAAAGAATTTGGGAGGTGGCATCTTAA
- a CDS encoding GntR family transcriptional regulator gives MVNQIKIMPVRERVASELRKAILTEAFPPGTELTQHKIAEMLGVSRMPVREAIQMLASEGLIEMRPNRSAVVQQVPDAFIREHFDIRIILECETVERACLRIDDFQPLKNIHERHRKAVESGLLEDIQHTNQSFHLLLWEASGNVKLKNMLMQLWNGVTISRPGSSILHLHDEHDKIFEAVINRNTNAARDAMKRHLERGMQDILNRQIYRTK, from the coding sequence ATGGTTAACCAAATTAAAATAATGCCTGTTCGTGAACGTGTTGCGTCCGAGCTACGCAAAGCCATTCTTACAGAAGCATTTCCTCCTGGCACCGAGTTAACACAGCATAAAATTGCTGAAATGTTAGGTGTGTCAAGAATGCCTGTGAGAGAAGCTATTCAAATGCTTGCTTCAGAAGGGCTTATTGAAATGCGCCCCAATCGGAGTGCGGTTGTCCAGCAAGTTCCTGATGCTTTTATTCGTGAACATTTTGACATTCGAATCATATTGGAATGCGAAACTGTCGAAAGGGCTTGTTTACGTATAGATGATTTTCAACCACTAAAAAACATCCATGAACGTCATCGAAAGGCTGTTGAATCCGGTCTTTTAGAAGATATCCAGCATACTAATCAATCTTTCCATCTACTTCTTTGGGAAGCTTCTGGTAATGTCAAACTCAAAAACATGCTCATGCAACTTTGGAATGGCGTTACCATTAGCCGACCTGGCAGCAGTATTCTTCATTTACATGATGAACATGATAAAATTTTTGAAGCCGTAATCAATCGAAATACCAACGCTGCCCGCGATGCTATGAAAAGGCATTTGGAGCGTGGAATGCAAGATATTCTCAACCGACAAATTTATCGAACAAAGTAA
- a CDS encoding DUF3870 domain-containing protein, with translation MKKQVVKLKEKEIFISGYAKPPENTTASQLYKIIAVGLRVERKTGIIVEADSSMITDVSKSFVKNALEGKNLVQIEEIEEMFHDNYYGSAKKALITAIKNCHLRYCAVLDNQMEPEDD, from the coding sequence ATGAAAAAGCAGGTGGTTAAACTGAAAGAAAAAGAGATTTTTATCAGTGGCTATGCAAAACCCCCCGAAAACACTACAGCCTCTCAATTATATAAAATAATAGCTGTTGGTTTAAGAGTTGAGCGTAAAACTGGTATTATTGTAGAAGCTGACTCATCGATGATCACAGATGTTTCTAAATCTTTTGTGAAGAATGCCTTGGAAGGAAAGAATTTGGTTCAGATTGAAGAAATTGAAGAAATGTTCCATGATAATTATTATGGATCAGCGAAAAAAGCATTAATTACCGCTATAAAGAATTGTCATTTAAGGTATTGTGCTGTTTTGGACAACCAGATGGAGCCTGAGGATGATTAA
- a CDS encoding response regulator, translated as METRFYIADDDLSIQRILESIIEKHHLGFVIGTATDGKSTVNEVISLQPDIVLVDLLMPHIDGIGVVSMLNESKCNSSFIMISQVDSSDMIATAYEKGIEFFISKPINVVEVVSVIKNIKEKQSLTKMLYSFESAVKMIRGNEPVLSKSEGQDYLKANIRKVLANLGISGEAGYQDLIEILALLMKNDPQHNHYHSPKMSEAYEQLKNHYLHSGSHINTGTIEQRIRRTIKSALNNLSHRGLEDYHDDLFIRYSSLLFEFSEVRREMDFLKGKKATGGKISVRKFVDGIQILLADESAL; from the coding sequence ATGGAAACTCGTTTTTACATTGCCGACGATGATCTTAGCATCCAGCGCATTTTAGAAAGTATTATCGAGAAACACCATCTTGGTTTCGTTATTGGTACGGCAACGGATGGTAAATCTACCGTCAACGAAGTTATCTCATTACAGCCTGATATTGTCCTAGTCGATTTATTGATGCCTCATATTGATGGTATTGGCGTTGTGTCTATGCTGAATGAATCAAAATGCAACAGTTCTTTTATCATGATTTCTCAGGTTGATTCCAGCGATATGATTGCTACTGCTTATGAAAAAGGAATCGAGTTTTTTATCAGCAAGCCAATTAATGTCGTAGAAGTCGTTTCCGTTATTAAAAATATCAAAGAAAAACAAAGCCTTACAAAGATGCTTTACTCTTTTGAAAGTGCCGTTAAAATGATACGGGGTAACGAACCGGTCCTGTCAAAATCCGAAGGGCAGGATTACTTAAAAGCCAATATAAGAAAAGTATTGGCTAACTTGGGAATTTCGGGAGAAGCTGGTTATCAAGACTTGATAGAAATACTCGCCTTGCTAATGAAAAACGATCCACAACATAATCATTATCATAGCCCTAAAATGAGCGAAGCCTATGAGCAATTAAAAAACCACTACCTTCACAGTGGATCACATATTAATACCGGAACCATCGAACAAAGAATACGACGCACCATAAAAAGTGCGCTTAATAATCTTTCTCATCGTGGCTTAGAAGATTATCATGACGATCTTTTTATTCGTTATTCCTCTCTGCTGTTTGAGTTTAGTGAAGTTAGACGAGAAATGGATTTTCTGAAAGGAAAAAAAGCTACTGGTGGCAAAATCAGCGTTCGAAAGTTCGTTGATGGAATCCAGATTTTATTAGCGGATGAGTCTGCATTATAA
- the ttdA gene encoding L(+)-tartrate dehydratase subunit alpha, which produces MTNSKMICEMTEIMARFISMTSKRLPDDVLKRLIELRELEDQKMAKEMYCSMFENLEKAIEMDRPICQDTGLINFFLNVGSKYPYQYQLKQVLREAVKKATTEAPLRSNAISIFDEENSGDNTGERTPFLHWDIKDESDEVEIQLYMTGGGSSMPGRATTLMPSEGYEGVVNFVYDTIVEKGINACPPLLVGVGIAGSMENAALLSKKAILRPLGSKNQNQKAAEMEKAMEEGINYIGFGPQGLSGKTSVMGVHLETAARHPATISVAVSVGCWVHRKGVIRFKKDGSYEILSHKGGL; this is translated from the coding sequence ATGACCAACTCCAAAATGATTTGCGAAATGACTGAAATAATGGCCCGGTTTATTTCAATGACGAGTAAGCGTTTGCCAGATGATGTCTTGAAAAGATTGATAGAGCTGAGAGAATTGGAAGACCAGAAAATGGCTAAGGAAATGTATTGCTCTATGTTCGAGAATTTAGAGAAAGCCATCGAGATGGATCGACCAATATGTCAGGATACCGGACTTATTAATTTCTTTCTAAACGTTGGTTCAAAATATCCGTATCAGTATCAGTTAAAACAGGTATTAAGAGAAGCTGTGAAAAAAGCAACAACGGAAGCACCCCTAAGATCGAACGCTATTTCCATTTTTGATGAAGAAAACTCTGGTGACAATACAGGAGAAAGAACTCCTTTTCTTCACTGGGATATTAAGGATGAGAGTGATGAGGTGGAAATTCAACTATATATGACCGGCGGTGGAAGTAGTATGCCGGGAAGAGCAACTACCCTAATGCCTTCAGAAGGCTACGAGGGTGTGGTGAATTTTGTATATGATACAATCGTTGAAAAAGGAATTAACGCCTGCCCGCCATTACTTGTAGGAGTTGGAATTGCAGGATCTATGGAAAATGCAGCACTGCTCTCGAAAAAAGCGATTCTTCGTCCTCTAGGGAGCAAAAATCAAAATCAAAAAGCGGCAGAAATGGAAAAAGCTATGGAAGAAGGTATTAACTATATTGGTTTTGGCCCACAAGGACTATCGGGTAAAACTTCTGTAATGGGGGTTCATTTGGAAACAGCCGCAAGGCATCCGGCTACAATTTCAGTGGCTGTCAGTGTTGGTTGTTGGGTTCATCGTAAAGGAGTAATACGTTTCAAAAAAGATGGCTCTTATGAGATCTTATCTCACAAAGGGGGATTGTGA
- a CDS encoding deoxyribonuclease IV — MLTIGCHLSIAKGFYHAGKEALSIGANTFQFFTRNPRGGKAKEIDQEDIEKLKALMKENDFGPLFAHASYTMNLCSNKKETREFSKMIFKDDLRRLNQIPESYYVFHPGSHVGQGAEKGIELIIEAMNESISEDGAATILLEGMSGKGTEIGGRLEELKQIIDGVKYNKKLGICLDSCHLYSAGYDLVKDLDGVLQEVDRVVGLKRLKAFHLNDSKVDFRSHKDRHEKIGNGTLGEKTIVQIVNHPQLKNIPFNLETPNELEGYQQEIELLKKNYKND, encoded by the coding sequence ATGTTAACAATAGGGTGTCATTTATCAATTGCAAAAGGATTTTATCATGCTGGAAAGGAAGCGTTAAGTATTGGTGCCAACACTTTCCAATTTTTTACCCGAAATCCCAGAGGAGGTAAAGCTAAAGAAATTGATCAGGAGGATATTGAAAAATTAAAAGCATTAATGAAGGAAAATGACTTTGGTCCATTATTTGCACATGCGTCTTATACTATGAACTTATGTTCAAACAAAAAAGAAACCCGAGAGTTTTCTAAAATGATATTTAAAGATGACTTGAGACGATTAAATCAAATTCCCGAAAGTTACTATGTTTTTCATCCTGGCTCTCATGTAGGGCAAGGTGCTGAAAAAGGAATAGAATTGATAATAGAAGCAATGAACGAATCAATATCAGAAGATGGTGCAGCAACTATTCTTTTAGAGGGAATGTCGGGAAAAGGAACAGAGATAGGTGGTAGGCTGGAAGAGTTAAAACAAATTATTGATGGTGTGAAATACAATAAAAAGCTGGGGATATGCTTGGATAGCTGTCATTTGTATTCTGCTGGATATGATTTAGTGAAAGACTTGGACGGTGTTTTGCAGGAGGTTGATAGAGTTGTTGGATTAAAAAGACTAAAAGCCTTTCACCTAAACGATAGTAAAGTTGATTTTCGTTCACATAAAGATCGTCATGAAAAAATTGGTAACGGAACACTAGGAGAAAAAACCATTGTGCAAATCGTGAATCATCCACAACTAAAAAACATTCCCTTTAATTTAGAAACACCGAATGAGCTGGAAGGATATCAGCAGGAAATCGAACTTCTGAAAAAAAACTACAAAAACGATTGA